From a region of the Danio aesculapii chromosome 4, fDanAes4.1, whole genome shotgun sequence genome:
- the tspan12 gene encoding tetraspanin-12, with translation MAREDSVKCLRCLLYALNFLFWLMALCVLGVSACLRDQLNNVLTLTADTRLEEAAVRTYSPVVHPVVIAVCCFLIIVAMVGYCGTLKCNLLLLSWYFGSLMVIFCVELASGVWTYDEPMVQRSDMISLKSRMPHFGLQRYQWLTHAWNALQTELKCCGVIYFTDWLEMTEMEWPPDSCCSNQYPGCARQAHYNDLSDLYQEGCGPKIYSFIRGTKQLQVLRFLGVSIGVAQILAMTLTVTLLWALYYDHKPREPASADALIHTHSPTEDPLKPSHSHPRASEAWANTPANGHTQFEMEQLS, from the exons ATGGCCCGGGAGGATTCGGTGAAATGTCTGCGCTGTCTGCTCTACGCGCTCAACTTTCTCTTCTGG CTTATGGCCCTTTGTGTGCTAGGAGTGTCTGCTTGCCTCAGGGATCAGCTGAACAATGTGCTCACCTTAACCGCCGACACCAG ACTGGAGGAGGCAGCCGTTCGCACATACTCCCCCGTGGTCCATCCTGTCGTCATCGCCGTGTGCTGTTTTCTAATCATCGTGGCCATGGTGGGTTACTGCGGCACGCTCAAGTGCAATCTGCTCCTACTGTCTTGg TATTTTGGCAGTCTGATGGTGATATTCTGTGTGGAGCTGGCCAGTGGAGTGTGGACATACGACGAG CCTATGGTACAGAGGTCTGATATGATAAGTCTAAAGTCACGCATGCCTCATTTCGGCCTGCAGCGTTACCAGTGGCTCACACACGCCTGGAATGCTTTACAAACAGAG CTGAAGTGTTGTGGAGTGATCTACTTCACTGATTGGCTGGAAATGACAGAGATGGAGTGGCCACCTGACTCCTGCTGCTCCAATCAGTATCCAGGCTGTGCTCGCCAGGCCCACTATAATGACCTCAGTGACCTTTACCAGGAG GGCTGCGGTCCCAAGATCTACAGTTTTATCCGGGGCACCAAGCAATTACAGGTCTTGAGGTTTTTGGGCGTTTCAATCGGAGTGGCCCAGATATTAGCCATGACTCTGACAGTAACTCTCCTATGGGCGCTGTATTATGACCACAAACCACGCGAGCCGGCATCAGCGGATGCTTTAATCCACACACACAGTCCCACAGAAGACCCCCTGAAGCCCAGCCACTCACACCCAAGAGCGTCCGAGGCCTGGGCAAACACACCCGCCAATGGACATACCCAATTCGAGATGGAGCAACTTTCCTAG